Proteins found in one Serinicoccus marinus DSM 15273 genomic segment:
- a CDS encoding glycosyltransferase, translating to MATERLRPGSAAEVHFKAIAEGVSEQGTAWTRRSTSATRWPALRLVAAQLVHLRRAIWSDVCYVRWHPLDVWLLACRWILRVPYVLEVNGTQEDLYISHSSLRRFSRLMDSIVALQIREAAAVVAVSPGLRDWARGIKGRRKEPVGWAPNGAVVTVAPTEMVHPPYVVYVGELAPWQGLELLLAAKESSCWPEGVALHVAGSGQMEPLLREAASQGQVVWHGRLPREDALGLLSRAAVSVSPQSKQFDRNLHMGRPLKIAESLLLGVPVVLTDFGADSRLVASLPGCRLLTEEDPDLLAVNIAAVLDGATPGQRAALASEAGEVASWHPAIELAWTLIRQVTSH from the coding sequence GTGGCTACCGAACGCTTGCGCCCCGGCTCCGCCGCCGAAGTCCATTTTAAGGCGATCGCAGAGGGTGTTTCGGAGCAAGGTACTGCTTGGACAAGGCGATCGACCAGCGCCACGCGGTGGCCCGCCCTTAGGCTCGTTGCGGCCCAATTGGTCCACCTGAGGCGAGCCATATGGTCGGACGTGTGTTATGTGCGTTGGCATCCTCTCGACGTATGGTTACTCGCCTGTCGTTGGATCTTGCGTGTGCCCTATGTGTTGGAAGTTAACGGCACTCAAGAGGACCTGTATATCAGTCATTCAAGCCTGCGTCGTTTTAGCCGGCTGATGGACTCAATCGTGGCACTCCAGATTCGTGAGGCCGCGGCGGTAGTTGCTGTCTCGCCGGGGCTACGGGACTGGGCGCGAGGGATAAAAGGGAGACGAAAAGAACCAGTCGGGTGGGCGCCAAATGGGGCCGTAGTTACGGTTGCGCCGACGGAAATGGTTCATCCCCCTTATGTTGTTTATGTGGGGGAACTTGCGCCCTGGCAGGGGCTTGAACTGCTACTGGCTGCTAAAGAAAGTTCATGCTGGCCGGAGGGCGTGGCGCTGCATGTTGCTGGCTCGGGACAGATGGAGCCTCTGCTACGTGAAGCGGCGTCCCAGGGGCAAGTCGTGTGGCATGGGAGACTGCCGCGTGAGGATGCGCTAGGTCTGCTATCGCGGGCTGCGGTGAGTGTAAGTCCACAATCAAAACAGTTTGATCGCAATTTGCATATGGGGCGCCCGTTGAAGATAGCCGAATCGCTGCTGCTGGGTGTTCCAGTTGTGCTGACGGACTTCGGTGCGGATAGCCGCCTAGTTGCTTCGCTGCCTGGGTGTCGCTTGTTAACAGAAGAGGACCCGGACTTGTTGGCAGTGAATATTGCTGCAGTCCTAGACGGAGCCACGCCAGGGCAGCGTGCAGCGTTGGCTAGCGAGGCGGGCGAAGTGGCGTCTTGGCATCCAGCGATCGAGCTGGCTTGGACTTTGATACGACAGGTCACGTCCCATTGA